A stretch of the Argentina anserina chromosome 6, drPotAnse1.1, whole genome shotgun sequence genome encodes the following:
- the LOC126800439 gene encoding F-box/kelch-repeat protein At3g23880-like, translating to MKSKRLDSGLRRSQLPDEILQDIFLRLPLKSLVNLIAVCKSWNSLIKTSAFIQAHRNRNQHQNLLLTKVASVKEPGKNVSHDRHLFYLHRDEPPFPVYRCYKQLTHPFESYNRLHATSAKDRLEITAYDEIQTCNGLVFLASGLRFYSTTLLWNPCIRKSVTLPRLIDKRPSEVDRISYGFGYDLCPDDYKVLRIVMYKRNKPNTERKTSYEIWSLKRPSWRGLSVLPPVDDSDPRWRSPIFVRRAVHWVHHREGSRNRPIVSFDMSNEVFGEIMLPEVMRNKRRPMVISRYGNCLEILQWDDLGPLNSVDMWLMMEYGVVESWTKLVTVKLVPTSFERLGFRNNGDVVIRIRSRNNPNGVTEIKEYEQKLLSPVSVDMVDFSLGGFWEYLLVKPFEETLVLLDHPSAISSSL from the coding sequence ATGAAATCGAAAAGATTAGACTCAGGCTTACGTCGTTCCCAGCTTCCTGATGAAATCCTCCAAGATATCTTTCTGAGGTTGCCCCTCAAATCTTTGGTTAATCTAATAGCAGTGTGCAAGTCATGGAACTCGCTCATCAAAACCTCTGCATTCATTCAGGCCCACCGAAATCGTAACCAACATCAAAACCTTCTGCTGACAAAGGTCGCCTCAGTCAAAGAACCAGGGAAAAATGTTTCTCACGATCGCCATCTTTTCTATTTGCATCGGGATGAACCTCCATTCCCTGTGTATAGATGTTACAAGCAGCTAACTCATCCATTTGAATCTTATAACAGATTGCATGCAACATCCGCCAAGGACAGATTAGAAATCACAGCATATGATGAGATCCAAACTTGCAACGGCCTAGTGTTTCTCGCTTCTGGGCTCCGATTTTACAGTACCACCTTGCTTTGGAACCCTTGCATTAGAAAGTCTGTGACGCTGCCCCGGCTAATTGATAAAAGACCTAGTGAGGTTGATAGGATTTCATATGGCTTTGGCTATGATTTGTGCCCCGATGATTATAAAGTTTTGAGAATTGTAATGTATAAGCGTAATAAGCCTAATACAGAACGGAAGACCTCATACGAGATTTGGTCTCTAAAGCGACCCTCCTGGAGGGGTCTTAGTGTTCTtcctcccgtagacgactctgATCCCAGGTGGCGTTCCCCCATCTTTGTTCGTCGTGCTGTTCATTGGGTGCATCACCGTGAGGGATCAAGGAATCGACCCATCGTTTCGTTCGATATGTCAAATGAAGTATTTGGTGAGATAATGCTTCCTGAAGTCATGAGGAATAAGAGACGCCCCATGGTAATTTCAAGATACGGGAACTGCTTAGAAATTTTGCAGTGGGATGATCTAGGGCCTCTGAATAGTGTTGACATGTGGTTAATGATGGAGTATGGTGTGGTCGAATCTTGGACTAAATTGGTGACGGTTAAATTAGTGCCAACATCCTTTGAAAGGCTTGGGTTTAGAAACAATGGTGATGTTGTGATCAGAATCAGAAGCAGAAACAATCCTAATGGAGTTACGGAAATAAAGGAATACGAGCAGAAATTGTTGAGTCCGGTTAGCGTGGACATGGTTGATTTTTCCTTGGGCGGGTTCTGGGAATACTTACTTGTGAAGCCTTTTGAAGAAACTCTTGTCTTGCTTGACCACCCTTCAGCAATTTCATCCAGCTTATAG